The following proteins are encoded in a genomic region of Corythoichthys intestinalis isolate RoL2023-P3 chromosome 5, ASM3026506v1, whole genome shotgun sequence:
- the ch25hl1.1 gene encoding cholesterol 25-hydroxylase-like protein 1, member 1 has protein sequence MLNVTAGPLHFLTYSHSDNLLQPLWDHLLLHYRPYISSPLFLVLLAFSSYVFFSVPFAVMDLLGDRVPLFYKYKIQPGRRPTVGMMVRSFRTALFNHIFFVLPSVVVSMFILPLPVMPQEAPSLREVFIDGLALLLVFDTQYYIWHVIHHKHVQLYRCIHAIHHEYVAPFSWSTEQLSIPELMTVGFWSNQDPILLKCHPLTTWCVTVLSIGMSVEDHIGYDLPWGLNRLVPFGLLGGAPAHDMHHQKPNSNYAPFFSHWDRIFGTAVPLKREKNIDRQ, from the coding sequence ATGTTAAATGTTACTGCGGGGCCGCTCCATTTTCTCACCTACAGTCATTCTGATAATCTCCTGCAGCCCCTCTGGGACCATCTGCTTTTGCACTACCGGCCTTACATCTCATCTCCTTTATTCCTGGTTCTGCTTGCCTTTTCCAGCTATGTCTTCTTCAGTGTGCCTTTTGCAGTCATGGACCTGCTGGGAGATAGGGTGCCGTTGTTTTACAAGTACAAGATCCAGCCGGGAAGAAGACCAACAGTTGGAATGATGGTAAGGAGCTTCCGGACCGCTCTTTTTAATCACATTTTCTTTGTGCTGCCAAGTGTGGTGGTGAGCATGTTCATCTTACCTCTGCCGGTGATGCCTCAAGAAGCGCCATCACTTCGTGAGGTCTTCATTGACGGCCTGGCTCTTCTTCTAGTTTTTGACACCCAGTACTACATCTGGCATGTCATACACCACAAACATGTGCAGCTGTACCGCTGCATCCATGCCATACACCACGAATATGTCGCTCCCTTCTCATGGTCCACTGAGCAGCTCAGCATTCCGGAACTGATGACTGTGGGATTCTGGAGCAACCAGGATCCAATTCTGCTCAAGTGTCACCCGCTGACTACATGGTGCGTCACCGTGCTTAGTATTGGGATGTCTGTGGAGGACCACATTGGCTATGACCTCCCGTGGGGCCTCAATCGCCTGGTGCCTTTCGGCCTTTTGGGAGGAGCGCCTGCTCATGACATGCACCATCAGAAACCAAACAGCAACTACGCTCCCTTTTTTAGTCACTGGGACAGAATCTTTGGGACAGCTGTACCActcaagagggaaaaaaacattgacaGGCAATAA
- the kti12 gene encoding protein KTI12 homolog, which yields MPLIVMCGYPCSGKTRRAEELKVYFEETTDRKVHVVGDSPLSVEKNAVYADSQKEKQVRAALKAEVERKVNKDDIVILDSLNYIKGYRYELFCLIKHVQTPHCLVYCLTSDDVSSEWNTSRDAEEQYIQDIFNALVLRFEAPDSRNRWDNPLFNILQDDTLPFEAIADALFKRKAPPPNQSTQSQPLSSANFLYELDKVTQDVLMAIFNAQKTSVPGDRISVPGATEKIELNRSVNMAELRKFRRQFISYSKMHPTENTGQISNMFVQYLNRSLH from the exons ATGCCTTTAATAGTTATGTGTGGTTATCCATGCAGTGGTAAAACTCGCAGGGCAGAGGAATTAAAAGTGTATTTCGAAGAAACAACTGACCGAAAGGTTCACGTTGTGGGAGATTCGCCACTGTCTGTTGAGAAGAATGCCGTGTATGCAG ATTCACAAAAGGAAAAACAGGTCAGAGCTGCGCTGAAAGCTGAAGTGGAGAG GAAAGTCAACAAAGATGACATTGTTATTTTGGATTCATTAAACTACATTAAAG GCTACCGCTACGAGcttttttgtctcataaaacATGTACAGACACCACACTGTCTC gtgtattGTTTGACATCAGATGATGTGAGCTCAGAGTGGAACACAAGCAGAGATGCTGAGGAGCAGTACATACAAGACAT CTTCAATGCATTAGTTCTCCGTTTTGAAGCACCAGATTCTAGAAACCGTTGGGACAATCCACTCTTTAACATTCTTCAAGATGACACGCTTCCATTTGAAGCAATCGCTGATGCGTTATTCAAAAGGAAAGCGCCGCCACCCAACCAGTCCACTCAGAGT CAACCACTGTCATCTGCAAACTTCCTGTATGAGTTAGACAAGGTCACACAGGATGTGTTAATG GCCATTTTTAATGCACAGAAGACAAGTGTTCCTGGAGATCGCATTTCTGTTCCAGGAGCGACAGAGAAAAT CGAGCTGAACAGGAGCGTCAACATGGCCGAGCTTCGCAAATTCCGGCGCCAGTTCATCAGCTACAGCAAGATGCACCCTACAGAGAACACGGGTCAGATTTCCAAcatgtttgtacagtatttaaaTAGGAGTCTCCATTGA
- the znf592 gene encoding zinc finger protein 592: MGDMKTPDFDDLLAAFDIPDATGLDAKEPIQEGHDETHLKHPGVSDNDSLLSNEANSEAEIPTVSVIVKNTHQQEPSEGFGDGLHSGPILPNGFNVQSSGDTITKCVFDKSFVSALNGGFSSEYLGKAPIQHKPDATPLFSQSHSHSSPEYEGSLLTRDKANPKQERSCFQEESDLEPSAADNPQKLDLCIFNELQKDNESPGRQREESPDSGVSNEMPMVHSGLPHPSNTFNETNSSLGIPADGPDSFSKIKSYSPKVPSCLEALVALNARKDPTEQIKSPRESPVIHSDCMKYSPKVSVSPRSPMSPLEAVKRMMKPPDSPVSICSDSSSKAGGSPPVPKVRIKTIKTTSGQVKRTVTSVLPDSETDDVHSAYESSPSQSLLSEDGAYSPKVLQSKSEERPRTPTVFQNLPVRRSPASQACTPKKISSSKGHRGSPSTLPKAAHLASLNLVPHSVAASVTARSALHQSSQNTFSSTVCSTVPLVHQIKTWPRTSVHNTAADTLNQLLNNVNPVPTYVPNLNPPPKSDIRLPARGYRCHECGDSFSVERSLTYHYNRRSVHIEVGCTHCAKTIVFFNKCALLAHAREHKSKGAMMQCTQLHMKPIAEAQMFVPFGTEPLKTKSRSTFSRTLKSQPVMPLYPDNAIRHRMRCLECNKQMSDLQSLAGHYQSQSEDTKELFCKLCSMLLPNKCSFKSHQRIHALKPPYTCPECGAISRSADIQKHVRENCLHYARKAWFKCLHCEVVFKTLLGQKTHIEEKHCAVLHKCSICLLTFKSENSYEAHMKDKHSASKSSPQFDFKCSCGNIFQKKWLLFQHFHQDANKRLTCVFKCPECNSVFSQKQPLMQHFKSVHGGEGRLESEVNGKKTNSSVLHQDASPIQVPEKNKEVPQKKTEKNGGPRMKSSGWTCGECLQYFPERDLYASHLKSKHGKSYKRYACGQCNQSFNSSTNLRRHIRRTHDGKNKIYSCWYCTDRKTTFSSIVLMKNHISLMHGIRNPDLSQMPKTSIHECKNGLGKDSPEAPSAKRAKRNFHCSKCRYITDDYSEFHKHITQHKSAENTPQCLHCGLCFTSMLSLSRHLVIVHKGKNPKEEEEAAAKVRQSKANPAQTDSHSGPIEISEQ, translated from the exons ATGGGGGACATGAAAACCCCAGATTTTGATGATCTCCTGGCTGCCTTTGACATCCCAGATGCTACAGGGTTGGATGCAAAAGAGCCTATCCAAGAAGGGCATGATGAGACGCATCTAAAACACCCGGGAGTATCCGACAACGACAGTTTACTGAGTAATGAAGCAAACTCTGAAGCAGAGATTCCCACTGTGAGTGTGATCGTGAAAAACACACATCAGCAGGAGCCGTCGGAAGGTTTTGGAGACGGGCTTCACTCAGGACCAATATTGCCTAATGGATTTAATGTACAAAGTTCAGGAGATACTATTACCAAATGTGTCTTTGATAAATCATTTGTCTCTGCTCTGAATGGGGGATTTTCAAGTGAATATCTGGGAAAGGcaccaattcaacacaaacctgATGCAACGCCACTGTTTTCCCAGTCACATTCTCACTCGAGTCCTGAATATGAAGGGAGTTTATTAACAAGAGACAAAGCCAATCCCAAACAAGAGAGGTCATGTTTCCAAGAAGAATCCGATTTGGAACCTTCAGCTGCAGACAATCCACAAAAGTTAGATCTTTGTATTTTTAATGAACTCCAGAAGGACAATGAATCACCTGGGCGACAAAGAGAGGAGTCACCTGACAGTGGTGTCAGTAATGAAATGCCAATGGTACACAGTGGACTCCCTCATCCAAGCAATACCTTCAATGAGACAAACAGCAGTTTGGGAATCCCGGCAGATGGTCCTGACTCATTTTCTAAAATAAAGTCGTACTCCCCGAAGGTGCCCTCTTGCCTTGAGGCTCTGGTGGCTCTCAATGCTAGGAAGGATCCCACCGAGCAAATAAAGAGTCCAAGAGAGTCTCCTGTTATTCACAGCGATTGCATGAAATACAGCCCCAAGGTTTCCGTATCCCCTCGTAGTCCTATGAGCCCACTTGAAGCTGTGAAGCGCATGATGAAGCCCCCCGACAGCCCTGTTAGCATTTGCAGTGACAGCAGCAGCAAAGCTGGTGGGTCGCCACCAGTACCCAAAGTCCGGATAAAGACCATCAAAACCACCAGTGGGCAGGTGAAGCGCACTGTTACCAGTGTACTGCCAGATTCTGAAACGGATGACGTCCACTCAGCCTACGAATCCTCGCCATCGCAGAGTTTGTTGAGTGAGGATGGAGCGTATTCTCCTAAAGTCTTACAAAGCAAATCAGAGGAACGACCTAGGACTCCAACAGTATTCCAGAATTTACCTGTCAGAAGATCACCTGCGTCTCAAGCATGTACGCCAAAGAAAATATCTTCTTCTAAAGGACATCGAGGAAGTCCTAGCACCCTTCCCAAAGCAGCGCACCTTGCTAGTCTAAACCTTGTCCCACATAGCGTTGCTGCGTCAGTGACTGCCCGCTCTGCCTTGCATCAATCAAGCCAGAACACATTCTCCTCAACTGTGTGCAGCACCGTCCCACTGGTTCATCAGATCAAAACTTGGCCACGAACATCTGTCCATAATACAGCAGCCGACACATTAAACCAGCTGCTGAACAATGTTAACCCTGTACCCACATATGTGCCCAACCTGAACCCCCCGCCCAAGAGTGACATACGCCTTCCGGCACGAGGCTACCGCTGCCACGAGTGTGGGGACTCTTTCAGTGTAGAACGTAGCCTCACGTACCATTATAACCGGAGGAGCGTCCATATTGAGGTGGGATGCACGCACTGCGCCAAGACAATTGTATTCTTCAACAAGTGCGCCCTGCTGGCGCACGCCAGGGAGCACAAGAGCAAAGGCGCAATGATGCAATGCACACAACTTCACATGAAGCCCATTGCGGAGGCGCAAATGTTTGTACCTTTTGGTACCGAACCACTTAAAACGAAGTCTCGGTCTACATTTTCACGCACGCTTAAGAGCCAGCCCGTCATGCCTCTGTATCCAGATAACGCCATCCGCCACAGAATGCGGTGCTTAGAGTGCAACAAGCAGATGTCGGACTTGCAATCGCTCGCTGGACATTATCAATCGCAGTCAGAAGATACAAAAGAACTG TTTTGCAAGCTTTGCTCAATGTTACTACCTAACAAGTGTAGTTTCAAGTCTCACCAGCGCATTCATGCACTCAAGCCCCCTTATACCTGCCCCGAGTGCGGCGCCATCAGTCGCTCAGCAGACATTCAGAAGCACGTCAGGGAAAACTGTCTCCACTATGCACGCAAAGCATGGTTCAA GTGTCTTCACTGTGAAGTAGTTTTCAAGACCCTTCTCGGACAAAAGACGCACATTGAGGAGAAACACTGCGCGGTTCTCCACAAGTGCTCCATCTGCCTCTTGACCTTCAAAAGTGAAAACAGCTATGAAGCTCATATGAAGGATAAACACAGTGCTAGCAAAAGCTCTCCTCA GTTCGACTTCAAGTGCTCTTGTGGTAACATTTTCCAAAAGAAATGGttactctttcaacattttcatCAGGACGCCAACAAGCGTCTCACTTGTGTATTTAAGTGTCCGGAATGCAACTCTGTCTTCTCTCAAAAGCAGCCGTTGATGCAGCATTTTAAG AGTGTGCATGGAGGAGAAGGGAGACTGGAGTCGGAGGTTAACGGGAAAAAAACGAACAGTAGTGTTTTGCACCAGGATGCCAGTCCCATTCAGGTCCCTGAAAAAAACAAGGAGGTTCctcaaaaaaagacagaaaagaaTGGTGGGCCTCGTATGAAATCATCTGGTTGGACGTGTGGGGAGTGCCTTCAGTATTTCCCTGAGCGAGACCTTTACGCGTCGCATTTGAAGTCAAAGCATGGGAAG TCATATAAGCGCTACGCCTGTGGACAATGTAACCAGTCATTCAACTCCTCTACTAACTTAAGAAGACACATTCGCAGGACCCATgacggaaaaaataaaatttatagTTGTTG GTATTGTACTGACAGAAAGACAACATTTAGTAGCATTGTACTGATGAAGAACCACATTAGTCTTATGCATGGAATCAGGAATCCTGACCTCAGCCAAATGCCAAAAACCTCTATCCATGAATGCAAAAATGGTTTGGGCAAG GATTCCCCGGAGGCTCCTTCAGCCAAGCGTGCAAAAAGAAATTTCCACTGTTCCAAGTGCAGATACATCACGGATGATTACAGCGAGTTCCACAAACACATAACTCAACATAAAAGCGCAGAAAACACTCCTCAGTGCCTTCACTGTGGCCTGTGCTTCACGTCAATGCTGTCCCTCTCCAGACACCTGGTCATTGTTCATAAGGGCAAAAATCccaaggaagaggaggaggctgCTGCAAAGGTCCGTCAGAGCAAAGCCAATCCCGCCCAGACAGACTCTCATTCAGGTCCCATTGAGATATCAGAGCAGTAA
- the slc28a1 gene encoding sodium/nucleoside cotransporter 1 isoform X1 — protein sequence MKENNSYNLKHAPLPNGNGCLVMGNGECNPAFEMEITNCSQDGITNDTSNTKKEAEHSKKRLGFYLSQIAMPINVTENYLKSHWETIKFIIYGILGAGYLVYFIIACILDFERATALVVITCLAVLSKSYDLVKKYKGERISRCFSPVVECFKSNLRWLKWVFIFIVLILLGLWLGLDTIKRPEQFISFGGVCMFILLVFLFSAHRTAVTWRPVFWGLGLQFCIGLFVIRTEPGLIAFQWLGRQVQIFLDYTKVGSSFVFGDLINGIFAFQALPIIVFFSSVMSVLYFLGLMQWLILKISWIMQITMGTSPTETLSVAGNIFIGQTEAPLLIRPYLEGMTKSEIHAVMTGGFATIAGSVMGAFISFGIDASSLISASVMAAPCALAFSKLSYPETEETRFKSEETIKVACGEEKNILEAASSGASASIGLVANIAANLIAFLAILAFINEALSWLGGMVGYPDITFQLFCSYIFMPLAFMMGVPFEESFTVAELIGIKLFLNEFVAYQKLSALKTNRLNGLDAVIDGKRMWISVRSETISTYALCGFANFSSLGIMIGGLASICPSRRGDVSALVLRSMITATCVSLVNACIAGVLFVPPLDCVKLISDSALNSTDVNLQNCCTDLFENTVNNGSISFEGSWSTVANVTYYLAKCCQCCGVSQEALCM from the exons ATGA AGGAAAACAACAGTTATAACCTCAAGCATGCCCCCCTTCCCAATGGAAATGGATGCCTGGTAATGGGAAACGGAGAGTGCAATCCTGCGTTTGAAATGGAG ATCACAAATTGTTCTCAGGATGGGATCACAAATGATACTAGCAACACCAAAAAAGAAGCGGAGCACTCTAAAAAGCGACTTGGATTTTATCTAAG CCAAATAGCCATGCCGATAAATGTCACTGAGAATTACCTGAAATCTCACTGGGAAACCATCAAGTTTATTATATATGGCATACTCGGAGCAG GTTATTTGGTATACTTCATTATAGCCTGTATTTTGGATTTCGAGAGGGCCACTGCCTTGGTGGTCATCACTTGTTTGGCTGTTTTGTCAAAGTCCTATGACCTTGTGAAGAAGTACAAGGGAGAGCGTATCAGTCGCTGTTTCAGTCCTGTAGTAGAGTGCTTCAAATCCAATTTAAGATGGctcaaatg GGTCTTCATTTTCATCGTCTTGATCCTGCTTGGACTGTGGCTCGGGCTAGACACAATCAAACGTCCCGAACAGTTTATCTCCTTCGGAGGTGTTTGTATGTTCATCCTGCTCGTGTTCCTCTTCTCAGCTCACAGGACAgca GTGACCTGGAGGCCTGTGTTTTGGGGCCTAGGGTTGCAGTTCTGCATCGGACTTTTTGTCATTAGAACTGAGCCGGGACTCATAGCTTTCCAATGGCTTGGACGACAAGTGCAG ATTTTCTTGGACTACACCAAAGTGGGATCATCATTTGTTTTTGGAGATTTGATCAACGGGATCTTTGCATTCCAA GCTTTGCCTATAATCGTGTTCTTCAGCAGTGTGATGTCTGTGCTTTACTTTCTGGGATTAATGCAGTGGCTCATCCTGAAG ATCTCATGGATTATGCAGATAACGATGGGAACCTCTCCCACGGAGACCTTGAGTGTAGCAGGCAATATATTTATTGGCCAG ACAGAGGCACCACTGTTGATTCGGCCCTATTTAGAAGGTATGACCAAATCTGAAATCCATGCTGTTATGACTGGAGGATTTGCCACAATTGCAGGCAGCGTCATGGGAGCATTCATCTCATTTGGG ATAGATGCATCCTCTTTGATATCAGCCTCAGTCATGGCTGCTCCCTGTGCGCTCGCCTTTTCTAAGTTGTCTTACCCAGAGACAGAAGAGACCCGGTTCAAGTCAGAGGAGACGATCAAAGTTGCTTGTGG AGAGGAGAAGAACATTCTGGAGGCAGCAAGCAGTGGAGCATCAGCTTCCATCGGTTTGGTTGCCAACATCGCCGCAAACCTTATCGCCTTCCTCGCCATCCTCGCATTCATTAATGAAGCTCTGAGCTGGCTTGGAGGCATGGTGGGATACCCCGATATCACCTTTCAG CTATTCTGTTCATATATCTTCATGCCTCTGGCCTTTATGATGGGAGTGCCATTTGAGGAGAGTTTTACTGTCGCCGAGCTTATTGGCATAAAACTTTTCCTCAATGAATTTGTGGCCTATCAGAAATTATCCGCACTTAAGACTAACAGGCTTAATGGACTGGATGCAGTAATTGATGGAAAAAGAATGTGGATTTCC GTCCGATCAGAAACAATCTCCACCTATGCTTTGTGTGGTTTTGCCAACTTCAGTTCTCTTGGCATCATGATCGGAGGTCTCG CCTCTATATGCCCATCTAGAAGAGGTGATGTCTCGGCTCTTGTGTTGCGATCCATGATCACAGCCACGTGTGTCTCCCTTGTCAATGCTTGCATCGCGG GGGTCTTATTTGTTCCTCCGCTTGACTGTGTAAAGTTGATCAGCGACTCTGCTCTCAACAGTACAGATGTGAACCTGCAGAATTGCTGCACTGACCTCTTTGAAAA TACTGTGAACAATGGGAGTATCTCATTCGAAGGATCGTGGAGCACTGTCGCAAACGTCACTTATTACTTGGCAAAATGCTGTCAGTGCTGTGGCGTCTCCCAAGAGGCACTTTGTATGTAA
- the slc28a1 gene encoding sodium/nucleoside cotransporter 1 isoform X2: MPINVTENYLKSHWETIKFIIYGILGAGYLVYFIIACILDFERATALVVITCLAVLSKSYDLVKKYKGERISRCFSPVVECFKSNLRWLKWVFIFIVLILLGLWLGLDTIKRPEQFISFGGVCMFILLVFLFSAHRTAVTWRPVFWGLGLQFCIGLFVIRTEPGLIAFQWLGRQVQIFLDYTKVGSSFVFGDLINGIFAFQALPIIVFFSSVMSVLYFLGLMQWLILKISWIMQITMGTSPTETLSVAGNIFIGQTEAPLLIRPYLEGMTKSEIHAVMTGGFATIAGSVMGAFISFGIDASSLISASVMAAPCALAFSKLSYPETEETRFKSEETIKVACGEEKNILEAASSGASASIGLVANIAANLIAFLAILAFINEALSWLGGMVGYPDITFQLFCSYIFMPLAFMMGVPFEESFTVAELIGIKLFLNEFVAYQKLSALKTNRLNGLDAVIDGKRMWISVRSETISTYALCGFANFSSLGIMIGGLASICPSRRGDVSALVLRSMITATCVSLVNACIAGVLFVPPLDCVKLISDSALNSTDVNLQNCCTDLFENTVNNGSISFEGSWSTVANVTYYLAKCCQCCGVSQEALCM, from the exons ATGCCGATAAATGTCACTGAGAATTACCTGAAATCTCACTGGGAAACCATCAAGTTTATTATATATGGCATACTCGGAGCAG GTTATTTGGTATACTTCATTATAGCCTGTATTTTGGATTTCGAGAGGGCCACTGCCTTGGTGGTCATCACTTGTTTGGCTGTTTTGTCAAAGTCCTATGACCTTGTGAAGAAGTACAAGGGAGAGCGTATCAGTCGCTGTTTCAGTCCTGTAGTAGAGTGCTTCAAATCCAATTTAAGATGGctcaaatg GGTCTTCATTTTCATCGTCTTGATCCTGCTTGGACTGTGGCTCGGGCTAGACACAATCAAACGTCCCGAACAGTTTATCTCCTTCGGAGGTGTTTGTATGTTCATCCTGCTCGTGTTCCTCTTCTCAGCTCACAGGACAgca GTGACCTGGAGGCCTGTGTTTTGGGGCCTAGGGTTGCAGTTCTGCATCGGACTTTTTGTCATTAGAACTGAGCCGGGACTCATAGCTTTCCAATGGCTTGGACGACAAGTGCAG ATTTTCTTGGACTACACCAAAGTGGGATCATCATTTGTTTTTGGAGATTTGATCAACGGGATCTTTGCATTCCAA GCTTTGCCTATAATCGTGTTCTTCAGCAGTGTGATGTCTGTGCTTTACTTTCTGGGATTAATGCAGTGGCTCATCCTGAAG ATCTCATGGATTATGCAGATAACGATGGGAACCTCTCCCACGGAGACCTTGAGTGTAGCAGGCAATATATTTATTGGCCAG ACAGAGGCACCACTGTTGATTCGGCCCTATTTAGAAGGTATGACCAAATCTGAAATCCATGCTGTTATGACTGGAGGATTTGCCACAATTGCAGGCAGCGTCATGGGAGCATTCATCTCATTTGGG ATAGATGCATCCTCTTTGATATCAGCCTCAGTCATGGCTGCTCCCTGTGCGCTCGCCTTTTCTAAGTTGTCTTACCCAGAGACAGAAGAGACCCGGTTCAAGTCAGAGGAGACGATCAAAGTTGCTTGTGG AGAGGAGAAGAACATTCTGGAGGCAGCAAGCAGTGGAGCATCAGCTTCCATCGGTTTGGTTGCCAACATCGCCGCAAACCTTATCGCCTTCCTCGCCATCCTCGCATTCATTAATGAAGCTCTGAGCTGGCTTGGAGGCATGGTGGGATACCCCGATATCACCTTTCAG CTATTCTGTTCATATATCTTCATGCCTCTGGCCTTTATGATGGGAGTGCCATTTGAGGAGAGTTTTACTGTCGCCGAGCTTATTGGCATAAAACTTTTCCTCAATGAATTTGTGGCCTATCAGAAATTATCCGCACTTAAGACTAACAGGCTTAATGGACTGGATGCAGTAATTGATGGAAAAAGAATGTGGATTTCC GTCCGATCAGAAACAATCTCCACCTATGCTTTGTGTGGTTTTGCCAACTTCAGTTCTCTTGGCATCATGATCGGAGGTCTCG CCTCTATATGCCCATCTAGAAGAGGTGATGTCTCGGCTCTTGTGTTGCGATCCATGATCACAGCCACGTGTGTCTCCCTTGTCAATGCTTGCATCGCGG GGGTCTTATTTGTTCCTCCGCTTGACTGTGTAAAGTTGATCAGCGACTCTGCTCTCAACAGTACAGATGTGAACCTGCAGAATTGCTGCACTGACCTCTTTGAAAA TACTGTGAACAATGGGAGTATCTCATTCGAAGGATCGTGGAGCACTGTCGCAAACGTCACTTATTACTTGGCAAAATGCTGTCAGTGCTGTGGCGTCTCCCAAGAGGCACTTTGTATGTAA